In one window of Erythrolamprus reginae isolate rEryReg1 chromosome 1, rEryReg1.hap1, whole genome shotgun sequence DNA:
- the ADAT2 gene encoding LOW QUALITY PROTEIN: tRNA-specific adenosine deaminase 2 (The sequence of the model RefSeq protein was modified relative to this genomic sequence to represent the inferred CDS: deleted 2 bases in 1 codon), with protein sequence MEEVARRWPVSAGETESWMDRAVDMAKDALESGEVPVGCLMVYNNEIVGKGRNEVNETKNATRHAEMVAIDQVLDWCQQHKKQPEEVFTHTVLYVTVEPCIMCAAALRMMKIPLVVYGCQNERFGGCGSVLNISSATLTDTGEQFQCIAGYRSEEAVEMLKPSTGQENPNAPKSKVRKKEFSK encoded by the exons ATGGAAGAAGTGGCGAGGAGGTGGCCGGTGAGCGCGGGGGAAACTGAATCCTGGATGGACAGAGCTGTAGATATG GCTAAAGATGCACTTGAGAGTGGTGAAGTACCTGTTGGTTGCCTCATGGTCTACAATAATGAGAttgtggggaaaggaaggaatgaagttaACGAAACCAAAAAT GCTACTCGCCATGCAGAAATGGTAGCAATTGATCAGGTCTTAGATTGGTGTCAACAGCACAAGAAGCAACCTGAGGAAGTTTTTACACACACAGTATTGTATGTCACAGTTGAGCCTTGTATTATGTGTGCAGCTGCACTTCGAATGATGA AAATCCCATTGGTTGTATATGGTTGTCAAAATGAACGGTTTGGAGGCTGTGGCTCGGTTCTAAATATCTCTTCTGCTACCTTAACAGATACAGGAGAACAATTTCAA tgCATAGCT GGTTATCGATCTGAAGAAGCTGTGGAGATGCTGAAACCTTCTACAGGACAAGAGAATCCAAATG cACCAAAATCAAAAGTTCGTAAAAAGGAATTCAGTAAATGA